In Toxoplasma gondii ME49 chromosome VIII, whole genome shotgun sequence, a single genomic region encodes these proteins:
- a CDS encoding hypothetical protein (encoded by transcript TGME49_268835), which yields MQRRRTKPLKGESGRMKNRESVKAAKSPPRTPRTRETQQLEKRLKADIKRRTGTCTLHSNKSKQQYSDAQYEDTGDKCTTVFFSSVYKPVRAILFCLYSHCRRDRHPGESLDFYKALPVVVKILFFAEISHRSRWSTTRSLSNKKSFYGSKPHDGLASWPSPESGYREFT from the exons atgcagagacgaagaaccaAGCCTCTGAAAGGGGAAAGCGGCCGcatgaaaaacagagagagtgtCAAAGCCGCAAAAAGCCCACCCAGAACTCCGAGGACGCGGGAGACCCAacagctggagaaaagactGAAGGCTGACATAAAGCGTCGTACCGGCACTTGCACACTGCACTCAAACAAATCTAAACAGCAGTACAGTGACGCCCAATACGAAGATACGGGAGATAAATGCACAACTGTATTCTTTTCATCTGTGTACAAACCCGTGAGAGCTATCCTGTTCTGTTTATACTCGCACTGCAGGCGAGACCGTCACCCTGGGGAAAGTTTGGACTTCTACAAGGCGTTGCCTGTTGTTGTTAAaatccttttcttcgcagagATTTCA CATCGCTCGCGGTGGTCGACGACTCGTTCTTTGAGTAACAAGAAAAGCTTCTACGGGTCGAAGCCCCATGACGGACTAGCGTCCTGGCCCTCCCCAGAAAGCGGCTACAGAGAGTTCACCTAA
- a CDS encoding tetratricopeptide repeat-containing protein (encoded by transcript TGME49_268870), with protein MKADTELGKASGKEGSEQPAASPSTSSPSSSASSFEGSGIATVGGEAPVEQNPDEKFCVERRVLLCESVLWDMLENYYKQMAITAWAQDYVPSFVTSNSRLCRSYARVIFNFLQDLFAMQKKASSVQGERAGSQAAAEDSLATRVVIVEIGGGHGRFTYLLLRALLRYQHLFRDLGLPEKPFLYVFSDVAEANVAFCSKHPAFQEFIQQGWLDFAVFDGNDKEARIHLTCSKRTVPIGTPIVAVANYVFDSLLTDGWRVTPGKEVEFHRAAVSVYSPQVEPDPTAADIMLRMSLGWDWFPVDLDEACAASVETHEGEKLRSSRRSRYLCEDPTIRQVLEKYRELNKTLSFVLPVGAFSLFRNLLRLSGNRLFCLIGDKGYPTADEFAGERDPHIAIHGSISFMLNLHAVRLYFDALGGFSQATPYRDTFQITGLWFCGQQSDMPRSRAAFLDDLEDMAPDGLIQWQRACQELVASAGDTGVKIKELISLLRYSGHDADVLLNFHSAFTSQCVQPLISLRTEQDLLFDIDQVYKNWYKLKKGEDVADLCAHICMRLGRCDAAIKYLKGSIEACPEGIHSATFVNLASCHKVLGNIEEGIECCEKALALHPDYAQAKEMLVTLKICRNPVTVALVGLGYWTKYEAVHLLRRDRRIRIVAVYGFKQSEAEAFNSCLGLDDVAVYSGSSGLKDLLQRNDIQAVVLDVHGELMPSFLPKMFEAGKHVLSRSPLGLRVETGWKLIEAYKPFASRLVWHAVESARVEEAFLEARKIVADLGAVTTVSVHCATDLFISAATKASDGSPCFPYDVKDHLALELLRCIAAIRTITGEQLVGVAAFFGGDSQLPARVDGEGTAEEDDREADPQKKATRLRRDAPRLTGWLQFTGKNCSDYAEVPATFMLTNSAGDNSLKYTICCIRGTLEISKSMSAWQLRTITDGCSSTSHAIQSIGHQNSHDAWLMDLYHFLYEKNASNFSEDDQPLVDVTVNAALSDCATMDAILTSLQKGGFPVRFAVKKIATEKVGKHVRSELESAA; from the exons ATGAAGGCCGACACAGAGCTAGGGAAAGCCTCCGGCAAGGAGGGATCTGAACAACCTGCAGCATCCCCTTCAACTTCCTCCCCGTCgtcctccgcctcttctttcgaaGGCTCCGGAATCGCGACAGTTGGCGGCGAGGCTCCGGTGGAGCAGAATCCGGACGAGAAGTTTTGCGTAGAAAGGCGCGTGCTGCTTTGCGAGTCGGTTTTGTGGGACATGCTGGAAAATTACTACAAACAAATGGCGATCACGGCCTGGGCACAGGACTACGTCCCGAGCTTCGTGACGAGCAACTCACGACTCTGTCGCTCGTACGCTCGCGTGATCTTCAACTTCCTCCAGGATCTCTTTgcgatgcagaagaaggcgtccAGCGTCCAGGGCGAGAGGGCCGGGTCTCAAGCGGCAGCAGAAGATTCGCTGGCGACTCGCGTTGTCATCGTCGAGATCGGCGGCGGCCACGGCCGATTCACCTACCTGCTGCTGCGTGCGCTCTTGAGATATCAACACCTCTTTCGCGACCTGGGGCTCCCGGAAAAACCTTTTCTCTACGTCTTCTCGGATGTGGCAGAAGCAAACGTCGCGTTCTGCTCCAAACATCCTGCCTTCCAGGAGTTTATTCAGCAAGGCTGGCTGGACTTTGCTGTCTTTGACGGAAATGACAAGGAAGCCCGGATCCATCTCACCTGCAGCAAACGCACTGTCCCCATTGGCACTCCAATCGTCGCAGTCGCGAACTACGTCTTTGACTCTCTCCTCACCGATGGGTGGAG agtGACTCCCGGCAAGGAGGTCGAGTTCCACCGCGCGGCAGTGTCTGTCTACTCGCCGCAAGTTGAGCCAGACCCCACTGCGGCAGACATTATGCTCCGCATGAGTCTGGGCTGGGATTGGTTCCCCGTCGACTTAGACGAGGCCTGCGCCGCTTcggtggagacacacgaggGCGAGAAGCTGCGAAGCTCGCGCAGGTCTCGATACCTGTGCGAAGACCCGACGATCCGACAGGTGCTGGAAAAGTACCGCGAGCTGAACAAGACGCTGTCATTCGTGTTGCCGGTCGGggccttctcgctcttccggAACCTGCTGCGCCTTAGCGGCAACCGACTCTTCTGTCTGATTGGTGACAAGGGGTACCCGACCGCCGACGAATTCGCAGGCGAACGCGACCCCCACATTGCGATTCACGGCTCCATCTCCTTCATGCTCAATCTGCATGCGGTGCGACTCTACTTCGACGCGCTCGGTGGCTTCTCCCAAGCGACGCCGTATAGAGACACCTTCCAGATCACCGGCCTGTGGTTCTGTGGACAACAGAGCGACATGCCTCGCTCTCGAGCTGCCTTCCTCGACGACCTCGAAGACATGGCCCCCGACGGACTCATTCAGTGGCAACGCGCTTGCCAGGAACTCGTCGCCAGCGCCGGAGA CACGGGCGTCAAGATCAAGGAACTGATTTCGCTGCTGCGGTACTCGGGCCACGACGCAGATGTTTTGCTGAACTTCCACTCCGCCTTCACAAGCCAGTGCGTGCAGCCACTGATCAGTTTGCGGACCGAGCAGGACCTTCTCTTCGACATTGACCAGGTGTACAAGAACTGGTACAAGTTGAAGAAAGGTGAAGACGTCGCTGACCTCTGTGcacacatctgcatgcgtctgggTCGCTGCGACGCAGCCATCAAGTACCTCAAG GGAAGCATCGAGGCTTGTCCCGAAGGCATACACAGCGCAACGTTCGTCAATCTTGCGTCTTGCCACAAGGTCCTTGGAAATATCGAAGAAGGCATCGAGTGCTGCGAGAAGGCGCTCGCACTTCACCCAGACTACGCGCAAGCCAAGGAAATGTTGGTGACTCTCAAAATCTGCCGAAATCCAGTCACCGTCGCTCTCGTCGGCCTTGGATACTGGACCAA GTACGAAGCGGTGCACCTTCTTCGGCGAGATCGTCGCATCCGAATCGTCGCGGTCTATGGCTTCAAACAATCTGAAGCAGAGGCCTTCAATTCGTGCCTGGGTCTAGATGACGTCGCCGTTTACTCGGGTTCCTCAGGATTGAAGGATCTGCTCCAGCGCAATGACATTCAGGCCGTGGTCCTCGACGTCCATGGCGAATTAATG CCGTCGTTCTTGCCCAAGATGTTTGAGGCGGGGAAGCACGTCCTGTCACGCTCGCCGCTTGGTTTGCGCGTCGAGACAGGCTGGAAGTTGATTGAGGCCTACAAGcccttcgcctctcgtctcGTCTGGCACGCTGTGGAGAGCGCTCGCGTGGAGGAAGCTTTTCTTGAAGCTCGCAAAATCGTTGCGGACTTGGGAGCTGTGACAACCGTCTCTGTGCATTGCGCCACAGACCTCTTCATCAGTGCCGCGACCAAAGCAAGCGACGGATCCCCGTGCTTCCCCTACGACGTCAAGG ACCACTTGGCCCTCGAGCTTCTGCGCTGCATCGCCGCGATCCGAACCATCACGGGAGAACAACTCGTCGGTGTAGCCGCGTTTTTCGGAGGCGACTCGCAATTGCCTGCTCGCGTCGATGGAGAAGGGACggcggaagaggacgacCGCGAGGCGGACCctcagaagaaggcgacgagacTCCGGAGGGACGCGCCGCGTCTCACGGGATGGCTCCAGTTTACTGGGAAGAACTGCTCGGACTATG CGGAGGTGCCAGCGACATTCATGCTGACGAATTCTGCGGGGGACAACAGCCTCAAGTACACGATTTGTTGTATCCGCGGCACTCTGGAGATTTCCAAGAGCATGTCAG CTTGGCAGTTGAGGACAATCACGGACGGATGCTCGTCGACCTCCCATGCAATACAGAGTATCGGTCATCAAAACAGCCACGACGCTTGGCTGATGGATCTGTACCATTTCCTATATGAAAAGAACGCATCCAACTTCTCCGAAGACGACCAGCCTCTTGTTGACGTTACCGTCAACGCAGCTCTCTCGGACTGTGCCACCATGGACGCGATACTCACCTCCTTGCAG AAGGGTGGCTTCCCCGTTCGTTTCGCTGTGAAGAAAATTGCCACGGAAAAGGTCGGAAAACATGTCAGGAGTGAGTTGGAGAGCGCGGCATAA
- a CDS encoding enolase 2 (encoded by transcript TGME49_268850), whose protein sequence is MFRLLVPTYYSYSVPLRFPFCKIYRYSTSNKMVAIKDITARQILDSRGNPTVEVDLLTDGGCFRAAVPSGASTGIYEALELRDKDQTKFMGKGVMKAVENIHKIIKPALIGKDPCDQKGIDKLMVEELDGTKNEWGWCKSKLGANAILAVSMACCRAGAAAKGMPLYKYIATLAGNPTDKMVMPVPFFNVINGGSHAGNKVAMQEFMIAPVGASTIQEAIQIGAEVYQHLKVVIKKKYGLDATNVGDEGGFAPNISGATEALDLLMEAIKVSGHEGKVKIAADVAASEFFLQDDKVYDLDFKTPNNDKSQRKTGEELRNLYKDLCQKYPFVSIEDPFDQDDFHSYAQLTNEVGEKVQIVGDDLLVTNPTRIEKAVQEKACNGLLLKVNQIGTVSESIEACQLAQKNKWGVMVSHRSGETEDSFIADLVVGLRTGQIKTGAPCRSERLCKYNQLMRIEESLGSDCQYAGAGFRHPN, encoded by the exons ATGTTCCGTCTTTTGGTTCCAACATATTATTCCTACTCCGTCCCATTacgttttcctttttgcaAGATCTACCGTTACTCAACTTCCAACAAAATGGTGGCCATCAAGGACATCACTGCTCGTCAGATCCTCG ACTCCCGAGGAAACCCGACCGTCGAGGTTGACTTGTTGACCGATGGCGGCTGCTTCCGTGCCGCTGTCCCCAGCGGCGCATCCACTGGCATCTACGAGGCGCTTGAGCTCCGTGACAAGGACCAAACTAAGTTCATGGGCAAGGGTGTGATGAAGGCCGTGGAGAACATCCACAAGATTATCAAGCCGGCGCTTATTGGCAAGGACCCGTGCGACCAGAAGGGTATTGACAAGCTGATGGTCGAGGAGCTCGATGGAACTAAGAACGAGTGGGGCTGGTGCAAGTCGAAGCTCGGCGCGAACGCGATCCTGGCCGTCTCGATGGCTTGCTGCCGCGCCGGCGCTGCTGCCAAGGGCATGCCCCTGTACAAGTACATTGCCACTTTGGCTGGAAACCCGACAGACAAGATGGTAATGCCCGTCCCGTTCTTCAACGTCATCAACGGCGGCTCCCACGCAGGCAACAAGGTCGCGATGCAGGAGTTCATGATCGCCCCCGTCGGCGCCTCCACAATCCAAGAGGCGATCCAGATCGGCGCGGAAGTGTACCAGCACCTGAAGGTCGTCATTAAGAAGAAGTATGGCCTCGACGCCACGAACGTCGGCGACGAGGGTGGCTTCGCCCCCAACATCAGCGGCGCCACGGAGGCCCTCGACTTGCTGATGGAGGCCATCAAGGTGTCTGGTCACGAAGGCAAGGTCAAGATTGCCGCCGACGTCGCCGCTTCCGAGTTCTTCCTCCAGGACGACAAAGTCTATGACCTAGACTTCAAGACTCCGAACAACGACAAGTCGCAACGCAAGACTGGCGAAGAGCTTCGCAACCTGTACAAGGACCTGTGCCAGAAGTATCCCTTCGTGTCCATCGAGGACCCGTTCGACCAGGACGACTTCCACAGCTACGCTCAGCTCACCAACGAGGTTGGCGAGAAGGTCCAAATCGTCGGCGACGACCTCCTGGTCACCAACCCGACGCGCATTGAGAAGGCCGTTCAGGAGAAAGCGTGCAACGGCCTGCTTCTCAAGGTGAACCAGATTGGCACAGTCAGCGAGTCTATCGAGGCCTGCCAGCTTGCCCAGAAGAACAAGTGGGGCGTTATGGTTTCTCACCGCTCCGGTGAGACTGAGGACTCCTTCATCGCTGACCTCGTCGTCGGTCTCCGCACCGGGCAAATCAAGACTGGCGCCCCGTGCAGATCCGAGCGTCTCTGCAAGTACAACCAGCTGATGCGTATCGAAGAGTCGCTCGGCTCCGACTGTCAGTACGCCGGCGCTGGCTTCCGCCATCCCAACTAA
- a CDS encoding N6-adenosine-methyltransferase, putative (encoded by transcript TGME49_268840): MESSLPAPPESSRATGGFPGEAPGLGPRLCRNRGGFSGRGVDHSFQMTQGGTAYPTGRKRVRGATADEAFIPPPPPPGPVVLHAPGSAASQVGDQDGLSGGNAFAALRRPAAGGAPGAAGAHTPGDMVGASRVVPPPPPPPAVDGGPFFEGAFSELVGAHAGGRRVQAGGRSDEGFLEPEDPATCTNIGVRGRARLMNDYTQHFVDVGERPQNFIRDCEEDKRFLEYPKLERLMKLKRQVLERRNTPSLCIQANLHHFDWGILGGVKFDVILVDPPWQEYFDRCAAIGATNEDLTPWTLEEMLQLPVEKIGDTPSFCFLWCGVTHLEDARQLLHKWGYRRCEDICWLKTNKKAAQRRREQNAAHVNDVLDYKATQLVHDETSILQRTTEHCLMGIKGTVRRSQDSHFIHANLDTDILISEQEEEVGCTRKPEELYDIIERFCLGRRRIELFGRDWNRRAGWVTVGCEFGLTTFDAKTYASYFDGDVAWPEATDYMGGRYVGTMPEIEQLRPKSPTKFPDRSAGGT; the protein is encoded by the exons ATGGAGAGCAGCCTGCCGGCTCCTCCAGAAAGCTCTCGCGCAACGGGCGGCTTTCCAGGAGAGGCCCCGGGTCTGGGACCTCGGCTGTGTCGCAACCGTGGCGGATTCTCCGGCCGCGGCGTCGACCATTCCTTTCAGATGACTCAAGGCGGAACTGCGTACCCTacagggagaaagcgagttCGCGGAGCGACGGCCGACGAGGCCTTCATCCccccgccgccgcctcctggCCCTGtcgttctgcatgcgccggggTCGGCGGCAAGCCAAGTGGGAGATCAGGATGGGCTGTCCGGAGGCAACGCGTTTGCGGCGCTCCGCCGCCCGGCCGCAGGCGGCGCACCCGGCGCCGCGGGTGCACATACACCTGGGGACATGGTGGGAGCGAGCCGGGTTgtgccgccgccgcctccgccgccggCCGTCGACGGCGGTCCTTTCTTCGAGGGCGCCTTTTCGGAGCTGGtgggcgcgcatgcaggcggaagaagagtccAGGCTGGCGGGCGCAGCGACGAGGGCTTCCTCGAACCGGAGGATCCCGCAACCTGCACCAACATCGGTGTGCGCGGCCGCGCGAGGCTCATGAACGACTACACGCAGCACTTTGTGGACGTGGGAGAGCGGCCGCAAAACTTCATCCGAGActgcgaggaagacaaacgGTTCCTCGAGTACCCGAAACTCGAGCGACTCATGAAGCTCAAGCGGCAAGTCCTCGAGCGAAGAAACACCCCCTCGCTGTGTATTCAG GCGAATCTTCACCATTTCGACTGGGGCATTCTCGGCGGCGTGAAGTTCGACGTCATTCTTGTCGATCCCCCCTGGCAAGAATACTTTGACCGCTGCGCTGCGATTGGTGCAACTAACGAGGATCTCACCCCGTGGACTCTTGAAGAGATGCTGCAG CTGCCTGTCGAGAAAATCGGAGACACGCCCTCCTTTTGCTTCCTCTGGTGTGGCGTGACCCACCTCGAAGATGCTCGGCAGTTGCTGCACAAG TGGGGATATCGACGATGTGAAGATATTTGCTGGCTCAAGACAAACAAGAAAGCTGCGCAGCGTCGACGCGAGCAGAATGCCGCGCATGTGAACGACGTTCTGGACTACAAGGCGACTCAGTTGGTGCACGACGAAACGAGCATTCTTCAGAGAACCACAGAGCACTGTCTCATGGGCATCAAGGGCACGGTGCGCCGTTCTCAG GACTCACACTTCATTCACGCAAACCTGGACACGGATATTCTCATCAgtgaacaggaagaagaagtgggGTGCACGCGAAAGCCAGAAGAGCTGTACGACATCATCGAGCGGTTTTGCCTCGGTCGCCGACGCATCGAACTTTTTGGCCGAGACTGGAATCGCCGAGCTGGCTGGGTGACCGTTGGCTGCGAGTTCGGCCTGACCACGTTCGATGCCAAGAC gtATGCATCGTATTTCGATGGCGACGTGGCGTggccagaagcgacggactACATGGGCGGACGGTACGTTGGAACGATGCCTGAGATTGAACAGCTGCGCCCGAAGTCGCCGACGAAATTTCCAGATCGGAGTGCGGGAGGCACTTAG
- a CDS encoding enolase 1 (encoded by transcript TGME49_268860) produces the protein MVVIKDIVAREILDSRGNPTIEVDVSTEGGVFRAAVPSGASTGIYEALELRDKDPKRYLGKGVLNAVEIVRQEIKPALLGKDPCDQKGIDMLMVEQLDGTKNEWGYSKSKLGANAILGVSIACCRAGAASKGLPLYKYIATLAGKTIDKMVMPVPFFNVINGGEHAGNGLALQEFLIAPVGAPNIREAIRYGSETYHHLKNVIKNKYGLDATNVGDEGGFAPNVATAEEALNLLVEAIKAAGYEGKIKIAFDAAASEFYKQDEKKYDLDYKCKTKNASKHLTGEKLKEVYEGWLKKYPIISVEDPFDQDDFASFSAFTKDVGEKTQVIGDDILVTNILRIEKALKDKACNCLLLKVNQIGSVTEAIEACLLAQKSGWGVQVSHRSGETEDSFIADLVVGLRCGQIKSGSPCRSERLCKYNQLMRIEESLGADCVYAGESFRHPK, from the exons ATGGTGGTTATCAAGGACATCGTTGCACGCGAGATTTTGG ATTCTCGCGGCAATCCCACAATTGAAGTTGATGTATCAACTGAAGGAGGTGTCTTCCGAGCTGCGGTTCCTAGTGGAGCGTCTACGGGTATTTATGAGGCTCTGGAGTTGCGCGATAAAGATCCGAAACGGTACTTGGGGAAAGGCGTGCTGAACGCTGTAGAGATTGTCCGACAGGAAATCAAGCCAGCATTGCTGGGCAAAGATCCGTGTGATCAGAAAGGTATTGATATGCTTATGGTGGAGCAGCTGGACGGAACAAAAAACGAGTGGGGCTATTCCAAGTCAAAGCTAGGTGCAAATGCCATTTTGGGCGTGTCGATAGCTTGCTGCCGAGCAGGAGCAGCATCAAAAGGCCTACCACTATACAAATACATCGCTACACTTGCAGGGAAAACGATCGATAAGATGGTTATGCCTGTACCGTTTTTCAATGTTATCAATGGAGGCGAACATGCAGGCAATGGCTTGGCTCTTCAAGAATTCCTGATCGCTCCCGTTGGTGCTCCGAACATCCGAGAGGCAATTCGTTATGGATCAGAAACGTACCACCACCTGAAAAATGTTATAAAGAACAAGTATGGCTTGGACGCGACGAATGTTGGCGATGAGGGCGGCTTTGCACCGAACGTAGCCACTGCTGAAGAGGCTCTGAATCTCCTTGTTGAAGCCATCAAAGCTGCGGGGTACGAGGGTAAGATCAAGATCGCATTTGACGCAGCTGCTTCAGAGTTCTACAAACAAGATGAAAAAAAGTATGACCTGGATTACAAATGTAAGACCAAGAATGCATCCAAACACCTGACTGGtgagaagctgaaggaggTTTACGAGGGGTGGCTGAAAAAGTATCCCATCATATCGGTTGAAGACCCTTTCGACCAAGATGACTTCGCAAGTTTCTCAGCTTTTACTAAGGATGTGGGTGAGAAAACACAGGTTATAGGGGACGATATTCTGGTAACTAACATTCTTCGAATTGAGAAGGCACTCAAAGACAAAGCGTGCAATTGCCTGTTACTGAAGGTAAACCAGATCGGCTCTGTAACAGAGGCAATCGAAGCGTGCCTCCTTGCTCAAAAAAGTGGCTGGGGGGTTCAGGTTTCCCATAGATCCGGTGAAACAGAGGATTCATTTATTGCCGATCTTGTCGTGGGCCTTCGCTGTGGCCAGATCAAGAGTGGGTCTCCTTGCAGGTCCGAGCGACTATGTAAATACAACCAGCTTATGCGGATTGAGGAGTCCCTAGGAGCGGACTGCGTATACGCGGGAGAGAGCTTTCGACACCCAAAATGA